In Melanotaenia boesemani isolate fMelBoe1 chromosome 1, fMelBoe1.pri, whole genome shotgun sequence, the genomic window AGTCTGTCCCAGTCCAACCCAGTCCATCCCAGTCTGTGCTAGTCCATCCGAGTCCATCCCAGTCTGTCCCAGTCCATCCCAGTCTGTCCCGGTCCATCCCAGTCTGACCCGGTCCATCCCAGTCTGTCCCAGTCCATCCCAGTCCATCCCAGTCTGTCCCGGTCCATCCCAGTCTGACCCGGTCCATCCCAGTCTGACCAGTTACCTCCAAACAACATGGCATCCACTCTGCGTCTCCTCTGCAGCTGTCTCTCCCTGTCCTTCTTCACTCGTCTCTCCtgctccctcctcctctcctcctcctgctctcccTCCAGCATCACCATCAGGGCCTTCTCCTCCACCGAGTAGAGCGccgtcctcctcttcatcacacaCCTAAGCTGCTCCAGCCAGCAGGTGAACGCCGCGTCACACTGCTGCTGGGTGGCGATGCCTGGCAACACAGACAGATTACAGCCAGTCCCACAGACGTCCCCAATCATCTGCACCAACCCATGAGGAAGCCACCTTTCCTGGACGCTGCCTCCTTCCTCAGCCTGCGCAGCTTCTCCAGAGCTCTCAGGACGTCCTGCATCCTCTTCACGTCCGCCTGCTTCTTCCGAACCTCACACAGAACCGCGTCGGCAGCCATCTTCAGCTCCCGCTCCTGATACACAACAAAACTCTCATTTCTTCCCAGTCTCAGCATCACACAGTCGGACTTGATGCTGTTCTtaccttcttcttctcctccacctgctgtATCCGCCTCATTCTCCATTTATCGATGGCAGCCTCTTTCTCCGAGCTGCGTCCCTCTGCCCGTTTGGCCTCCATCTGCAGCTCCTTCCTTGCCCTCAGACTCCGGGTCCTCCTACATCTGAGACAGGACAGCCTAGCCTTCAGTCCATCTACAGACCAGGTGTCGATAAGGATGCTCAGTTTGTCCTGCACTTCTTTCTTCACCTGCAAGGCCGTAGAAAAGGAGTCTTCCCACACCTGGCCATCTTCCAGGTGTTGTTTCAGAGTGTGACAGGACTCCTCCAGCCGTGAGATAAGCTGGGCGGCCCCGTATAGGGCCTCTCTGAGACCCGGGATAGAGATGGCTCGTGTGTGGTGCTTCCGGGTCTCCAGAGTCCTGGTTTTACCTCTGCTCTGCAAGAACTCACAGAGCCACTGCTTGTCCTGCCTCCTTTCCAGAGCCTCCTGATCCTCCGGCTGTGGTCCTGTCCTCCCGCTGCAGTCACGAAGACGCGGGGGGTCCCCTTCCTCTCGGTGGTCCTCACACCGCCTCTGGCTGCAGTCTGCTTCGGACTCGCGGCCGTACTGAGAAGGTCCGATCCTGAACTGTGGAGAGAAACCCTGAAACGCCGAGACGCTGCCATACGCGTTTACCGGGGCTGGGAGGGACATCCTGAGGAAGGGTTCGGGAGGAGGGCAGCCGAAAGGAGGCGGAGGTACCAAAGGATCAAAGCCATAAGGAGGGAGGACCGGAGGCCCTCCAAAACCCGCTTCCTCAGGAGGAGGAACAGATAAGTTGCCCCGGACGCCGACCGGGTCATAAACCGGCCGATTCCAGCGTGGAGCGGGGTGCTCCAGTAGCTCCGCAACGGTGTGAGGCGTCGGTTGGCCGCCGGTGAGACGCCCAGGAGCACGCTGAGCTCCCTGGTAAAAGCCGTCCATCCTAGAGAGACCGTCCTCTCGCTCCTGCTGATCAGACACACTCTTCTTCGTgggtttccttcttcttcttttttttttaaacaacagctCTGCGTTCATTGAGTTCACTAGCGCCCTCTTCTGAACTGGAGTGTAGTTACAACTACATTTTCACTGGGAACGATTGaaccattttattattattattattattattattataaaaatataccAAATGTTCCCAATAGCTCATGAAAGTACCCCATTTAAAGAcgaaacaacaaacagaaaaaaataaattaataaattcacAGGGGTTCAGTATATAAAgataatgtttctgtttttttaaatcttatcagtctcataaaatttttaaaaatcgtCCTTAAATTGCATAAATTTAGAGAAAGATCTGTGGATGTAAAATATTCcaaaaatccaaacatttttAGACAAGAAATTTGCATCTTTGTTTAGACAACTATTTCCAAATGTAACTTCATTATAGTCAAACCCATAAATCTTTCTCATCAATCTGCTCCCAGAAGGATTTAATAATGCAGTAACTGTAGAAGAGATGTTCCTGAGTTTCTGCATGCATTGCTAAATGAACCTTGTACTTGtacagcacttttccagtcagtttgaccactcagaGCGCTTTACActgtatgtcacattcacccattcacactcactcataCGCCGATGGCAATGCAGGGtccagtgtcttgcccaaggacacctagGCAtggagtcaggggaagcctggaatgaTGGCCGCCACCAACCTTCCACCTGGAAGACAATTAatcttcctcctgagctgcaGCCGCCCTATTACAACCCAAGCTAAaccatgaaataaaacattcagtGGGTGGAAGAATATTATTCATAGTTTTAAAGTCAAATTCTTTCatttagaaaaggaaaagagaaaaatctgatTCCAGTTCTGATTATATCTGTCtttaaaacatcctgaatgatatATTTCTGAAAGGAAAACTCTTCTGTTCATGTAGAAGTCTGGAACGTTCCTTTAACCACACTTAACTTTTCACTACTTATGAACTGTTTCTGCCACGTTTTATCGTTGATCAGGATTCTGTTTAATGGatgctttctttccttttcaccAATAAAACCCAGCCTCACTAACCCACCCTAAAACAAGGAACCATAATGGAGACTTCTGGTGGAAAGCCAGTTTATTATCCTCAGATTACCCACACGGGGGCGCTGTGGGTCCAACTCACTGTTCCATAAAAGCCTTTCACAAAGAAGTATTCAGAAACATCgtcatcctcttcttcatcttgaCTTCAGAGCTGTTCTAGAAAATTTGGGAAAGGGGTGTTAAAACTTTTGCTTTGTGCTGTATACTGGTGATTACCTGGCCAGAAAGGAAGGAacaaaggaaggaaggaaggaaagaaagaaagaaagaaagaaagaccaGTAGGGTGAGAAAAATGCACCGAATGCTTGAAAAAGCAGATTTGTATTGCATTCGGAGAAAGCTCAAGTTTTCTAATATCTGAGTGATAAAGTCAAATGGGAGAgaaagtttgtttctttttttttcattttcagagacGCAGGTGAGGATTCGTACAGTTCCAGTGAAGCAGGTGAGGGTTCGTACAGTTCCAGTGAAGCAGGTGAGGGTTCTTACAGTTCCAGTACAGTTCCAGTGAAGCAGGTGAGGGTTCGTACAGTTCCAGTGAAGCGGGTGAGGGTTCGTACAGTTCCAGTGAAGCAGGTGAGGGTTCTTACAGTTCCAGTACAGTTCCAGTGAAGCAGGTGAGGGTTCATACAGTTCCAGTGAAGCGGGTGAGGGTTCGTACAGTTCCAGTGAAGCGGGTGAGGGTTCGTACAGTTCCAGTGAAGCGGGTGAGGGTTCGTACAGTTCCAGTGAAGCGGGTGAGGGTTCGTACAGTTCCAGTACAGTTCCAGTGAAGCAGGTGAGGGTTCGTACAGTTCCAGTGAAGCGGGTGAGGGTTCGTACAGTTCCAGTGAAGCGGGTGAGGGTTCGTACAGTTCCAGTGAAGCGGGTGAGGGTTCGTACAGTTCCAGTGAAGCAGGTGAGGGTTCTTACAGTTCCAGTACAGTTCCAGTGAAGCAGGTGAGGGTTCGTACAGTTCCAGTGAAGCGGGTGAGGGTTCGTACAGTTCCAGTGAAGCAGGTGAGGGTTCTTACAGTTCCAGTACAGTTCCAGTGAAGCAGGTGAGGGTTCGTACAGTTCCAGTGAAGCGGGTGAGGGTTCGTACAGTTCCAGTGAAGCGGGTGAGGGTTCGTACAGTTCCAGTGAAGCGGGTGAGGGTTCGTACAGTTCCAGTGAAGCGGGTGAGGGTTCGTACAGTTCCAGTGAAGCAGGTGAGGGTTCTTACAGTTCCAGTACAGTTCCAGTGAAGCAGGTGAGGGTTCGTACAGTTCCAGTGAAGCAGGTGAGGGTTCGTACAGTTCCAGTGAAGCGGGTGAGGGTTCGTACAGTTCCAGTGAAGCAGGTGAGGGTTCTTACAGTTCCAGTACAGTTCCAGTGAAGCAGGTGAGGGTTCTTACAGTTCCAGTGAAGCGGGTGAGGGTTCTTACAGTTCCAGTACAGTTCCAGTGAAGCGGGTGAGGGTTCGTACAGTTCCAGTGAAGCAGGTGAGGGTTAGGTGTTACAGGGTTCAGTACAGTAAGGTTTCCAAATTTATGTCAGTTTCAGGAAGAAGCAGATTACACGTGACTCAAGCCTTTTTGCTGGTGTTTTCGAGCCTATAAAACATCACAAGCACTTTTAAGACAGTGGTTCTCGAACGTTTTCTGCAGGGCTCCCTTTTTATCGACAACAATAATATCAAGACACACCTACCCCCACATGCACCTCGATGCCCACAAAGAAGTGTATGAAGAAATATGCCACGAAAcagtctttaatttttattttctgcttctaCGTTAACttagttaaaaccatgtcattGGCCAGAAAGAAGGaatttcttccttctttctgcCTCTATTCTCTTCTTTCTGGGCTCGACCAGGTTTGGATGCGCCTCGtcatattttcttgtccttttcTTTGGTAGTTGAAATCTCTGTTGTTTCGTTATCGTTTGCTtattggtactttcacaaatttgcaCGTTTTGTTCGCTGTGCAAAAACTATGTTCGTTTAGCCTTGCTGCGCCCctcccagtttgggaaccactgttttaGGTTTGGGGGTGAAGTATAACTTCCTACAACCCAGAGCCCTCGATATACTCAGAGTCGTGACACTCTCATTGACTCCCGTGTAGAAAACATGGCACCGCACTTCCGGGTTACTGTAGACGTTCCAAAAACCGGATCAGACTGCGTTTATCACCAATTCattccattcattttcagagGGAAGTCGATGCAACATCAGTCTTATAAGTCAcgaaaatacatttacattctGTCAGACGtcctgcattaaaataattatgtctgTTCAATGTCTTTGTATGTTATAGATATTGGCCTTTTACCCCATGGCctcccagcttttttgtttagtttgaatAAGTGTGGTCACGGTcttctattatttatttcagtgtactgatcaAGTGTTATTCATAGATTCCTAGAATTTGATGTTCAGTATGACTTAGGCTCGTGGAAAcgtattaaaatgaataaaaatgtgtgtgacGTTACAAGCCGCCTCTTCCTCCGTTCTGGGTCCCTCGGGAATCCAGACGCTGGGAAGCTCCTCTCAGACTGGTTGGAGCATCCAAATGCTGCACAGTTCACCATGattgttttcttgtctgtaaaatgttatataacCATTACATATAGTAGGAAATAACAGAGGGGGTGACCTGTTATTATCCAGAGCCTGCTGGCTTTTCTccaataaattttatttaaaactgtttaaatatttattaaaactgctttgtccccttttgctttccatATTCCTTCGATAACTGACTAATAACCACCTAAATTTattcctaattaacttatatttcactGATTCCCTGTTCATCTCTATTCActatcactcttttatcttccctctttattactttttcacacatacttgttgatttatttggtaaaactcatttaaatcagctcatgttacagctgctctACATTTACGTTGTGTAGATAATTTAGCCATTActgtcacttttaaaaatatctttattcaggagcagcaggcaggagcactgacatccatcagtttgacatttttccttccccaaggtttatttttatcttttcattatgCTACTGAAACTGGTTTATATCCTTGCTCTGTTGCCGTAtgtcaataaaaagtttttttgttaaggtttaacttgttttcttgtcctgtcggTGCCGGTCCCACCAGCAGGTCAGGTGGGTTTTTAGTCAAACCAGGTTGTTATTCAGCgagacatttcattttacattcaaagcaaagcaactttatttgtacagcacaattcaacaacatggtgattcaaagggctttacaaagacattaaaaacataagaatatatgaagcataatttagaataaaaagagaaaaatggaagaacataaactaagcatgatcaagttaaataaaaatccagcTTAATAGAGACAGAGCAggtttggacttttaaatacaaaccaGTGAAATGAGAGTCCTGTCAGAAGGGATCTTCAGTGTTTTCTGCATTGTGTCTTTGACTTTACgtccatactgctgggacattacatgctaccacaCGGCTGGCTTTATAGATGAAAGTAAGCCCTAACAAGCTGATCTTTTAACCTTACAAAGTGAATTGTTagaaatatagaggctaatgaTCATGTCTGATATGTAACaaatgctagcttgttggtttagatgaatatttccctccaaaaatgtatgaaattattgtgctggttacgattatttaatctattgtcaaacatgacttgatcatcacttaaatcaacattaacttAATAATTCATTCAGTGACAAATGTggctgtatttatttagtttccacCACAGCTTTGTttggaggctccatgacccacgtGACCGCTCCTACAACGAAGTCACTGGATGTCGCAACTCTGAGTTTATGGAGGGCTCTGGGTACAACCGAGGCTCCGCAGCGTGTTGCGCGTGCGTTTGATGGGCGTGTCGCGGCAGAAGCTTTGCGGAAGTGAATAAAACCGGAGTCATATGACCGATTAGCGGCTGGAGAACATGTTAGCCCGACATGGGTAAACATACCGGACACGGTGACTCATCAGCCCCCAGCACCGCGACAATAACCGCCTGAGCTCGTGCTCCGACACGGTGAATATCTGTGGTGACTTGAGCACGCGCTGAGCTCACGGCTGTGTGGTTCGTCGCTGCTGTTAGCAGttagcagctgagctggagccGCGACCGTTTGTCTACGACGGTCCGCCGATGGAGGAGATAAAGGTGTCTCCTGATTACAACTGGTTCAGAAGCACAGTCCCCCTGAAGAGAGTAAGTACCGCAGCGCTGCGCGCGACCGCCTCATTTGAACAGTGGCCCAGTTCCACTGTTACGTCAATAAAAGCTAAATGGGACGCGGTTGTTCTGCTGGACTTCTCAGTTAATCTGGACAATAACAACCACGTGTATTGATTAATCACGTgattgaccacatcagtagttcGTCTCCAAGGAGGATGGAAATTGCATAATGGTGCGTTTAAAGTCTCCGATGAAGTGTTGGTAAAAAACCT contains:
- the pdcd7 gene encoding programmed cell death protein 7; its protein translation is MDGFYQGAQRAPGRLTGGQPTPHTVAELLEHPAPRWNRPVYDPVGVRGNLSVPPPEEAGFGGPPVLPPYGFDPLVPPPPFGCPPPEPFLRMSLPAPVNAYGSVSAFQGFSPQFRIGPSQYGRESEADCSQRRCEDHREEGDPPRLRDCSGRTGPQPEDQEALERRQDKQWLCEFLQSRGKTRTLETRKHHTRAISIPGLREALYGAAQLISRLEESCHTLKQHLEDGQVWEDSFSTALQVKKEVQDKLSILIDTWSVDGLKARLSCLRCRRTRSLRARKELQMEAKRAEGRSSEKEAAIDKWRMRRIQQVEEKKKERELKMAADAVLCEVRKKQADVKRMQDVLRALEKLRRLRKEAASRKGIATQQQCDAAFTCWLEQLRCVMKRRTALYSVEEKALMVMLEGEQEEERRREQERRVKKDRERQLQRRRRVDAMLFGEEIPADDVLQPFREFYGQAEASLPALLEIRREWDVFLVAADHPDGSWVPQTWILPEPPSDRAWASALQPTDAESDRL